The DNA sequence TGGATATAAATGCTagtctgtggctgagggatgctgtgggggggtgctgGCTCTTTCTCGTGTTGGTGATCGCTGGCTGCAGAAAGAGGTTGTGGCATTGTGGTAGCTGTATGTAAAAAAGGGAAAGCTGCGCTGAATAAATTGACCTGTGAggctaccaactattaaattaagCACTCACATAAAGTGTTGAATGTGAACAGACATGTGAAATAACACAGTACAATACTTAAATTAGGCTGCTACAATAAATGTGCACAGAAGTGCCAGTGAAATATTCTAAAGAAACAATAATGTAATAAGGCGACAAAAATGAGTGCACATAAAATTATACACATAAACTGTCAACAAACCAAATGGCCGatgacataaataaacaataaactgtgtgcagctgaggctgcagagatggagattgagggctgtgtcctcaatctcttttctctgtctcaaaaggtgAACTATCAgaggcctgtttagacccctgatatttcactaaagcccccgAACGGGgctcctgaattaaaaaaaaaaataataataataaaaaatagtattgtaaaaaaaaaaaataaaaaaaatctactgacaccagtggccgaaaaaccagggtcgcaaaggttgaACTTCTGACAGGGCCCTGACATTCCACCactgggctcggagggaagggccctggctgAGGGTtagggggccctgaaggttctagttacgcctctgcctatGCTCATACTGTTTCATAGCCTccagctgtgaacctatagacAATTCTAGTCTACCTGTACTTGTTCTATTGCTTCTGAGAGAGAAGTGTCCTCAGCAGACTGTGCTTAATGTTTTGGAGCATCTCACATAACTTTATTCTCTCTGGTTACAAGTACTACAAGTTCTGGAagcaaataaactttaaaaagagATATACCCTAGACTGTTCAATGAGCTGAATTGAATGAAATATTGCTGTGGGCCTGGCCGCCTCTACACTGTTTAAGGAAAAGAATGTGTTGAACTCAACAACTCCTACTAGGGTAGCGCAATCTATTTTTAGTTGGTTATGATtcttggggtgtctatagtacatATTAATTTCACTGTTCAAACATGTTTTGCTTATACATGCACTTTAAAATATTTGTGCTGGGAAAAAACATTTGTACTGCCACACCCTTGTACTAAAAACATTGTTTAAAGCTAGTAAAGAGGTAAAGTTTGGCTCAAGCCCATGGGAATCTGAAGATATCAGGTTTCTAGCCCAATTAGCTGTGGCCAAGGATATTTCTGCCCTTCAGCCATGGGTAACAAACAGGCAGGGATactaatgacatcattgacctaatatggctacATGGTCATATTTGGCCAATGTCACTATAGTTATCACTGACTTCAATCGTTGGCTCTACAATGAACcaatcccaccctccctccctgtgttgTCACCAGACTCATATCTTTATGCAACCTCCCTTTACACTTAacgcagcatggaggggctcagtgaaggtggtggtgaaggtgtggaggtgttggATCGGGTCGCACATATCATAAAAGGAGATTCGCCCgtcctcataatccagatatattctgactctgttactggagatattgGTGGGTAAGGGGGTCCCTATACTGTCATGTCTCACAGAATACTGATCATCACACCTGAGCAAACCCCAAGACTTGTTATTCATTCCTATTCCTGCCTGCAAACCCATCCTGTCCAtgctggggtaacacatcccgactttCCATAAATCAGATCCCCCGACATCCACCTCCCAGTAATGTTGTCCTGAGGAAAAACTCCGACTGCCTAACACCTGAGGAAAATCTGTAAATCTTTTTAGTGTTTCTGGGCGCTTCTGGTTCCCAACTGACCAGGATatagttttcctgtcatctgatatatgtagataattatgagctgtgtttacatccagtaatatgtctgcagctccctgtatatagaagtatacatttacctctcttattatatcagataaacctgtgtgtaagacccccgccacatccagaccccctccatcatggaggagttcctcatgtctctctcggtcctcattatctccatcctcagtatcacacaagtcacctgtgtctgattcctgtaagacagtcagtggatccgtcatgttacacagctcctcaatgtgacgtatcttcctggtcagctcctccttctttatttccagatcctggaTGGAGATGGAGACCCGCTCTGCCCGCCCGGAGATCTCTTTaaggactctcttctccagatcTTCTAGACGTCttctgagatctctaaacaggtcagtgactctctcggtgtcaccatctgctttttcttctactttcctcctgtgttcctgcagactctggactcttttctccatctcctctTTCTTTTTCCGAAGTTTCTGCTTAGCATTTCTCAATTTTGTTTTCTTCTTCCCAGAAGCCTCATCGAGTGTTTCCACCTGGTGTCCTCGATGTTCTCCAGCCCACCTGCAGGACGTACAGATACAGATATCATCCTTGATGCAATAATATGTCATACATTTGTTATGAGTGGAGCATTTCCTGATTTGTGAAGAAGTGGTGGGAACATGCTCTGTGTGAGTACGGAAGACCACAGATTTCTTCTGATATGGCTGCACTCTCCAAGTCCTTAATTTGTTGCTCTGCATTGCGGGGCGTCTCTGGAACTTTTCACTGCATTtaggacaggaataacctccagaccTCCTCTGTCTATCCAGCACACCATCAATACAGTCCTGGCAGAATCTGTCTCCACATGGCAGCACTACAGAATCTGTATAATTGTTTTGACAGATGAAACATTTCAGCTTAGCTCTAAGATCAGCAGACGTcatcgctgacagcagaagagagGAGTGAAAGTTTCTGATGTTCTCTGATCTTATCTAGAAGTGCTTTCATGGACCTTTGGACATTGCTGTAAATTACAGAAAGATAAATTCATGGATGGCTGTTCTTACAGGACATAAGTAACATAAACATGACATTCTTCTATAGTAAGGTGTCAGTTGACCACACTTTTTATGCCCCATTTTGTACTCACTCAGTCATCACTGTACAGCTGATTGATCAGTTCAAAGCGAATCTGTCCTAAGTCATTTGGGGCAAATCAACAGTAAAACCTAATTTCCATCCTCCCCAGCATCACATATGTATCTTACCTTTTACTCATCTGTCATGACTCTTGTATAACAGATGTACCTTTCCTTTAATTAACCCCTATACTCCAACCTCTACCAATAACCTAATTAACAAGACCACTCTGAATTTTGGAGTAAAACACAGGCCGTAGTAGCCttatttattaacaaaatacttTCAAATAAACATAAACACAAACATTTGTTATTAAAGTCATCACTCCATCCTAgcattggtctttgcaggaacctcGATTACCATCTATGTaaatactgcactgcggtacctctcaACTTtgttaataggcctcaagccgacaggctggctcagagacaaccactgaccgcagtgcacccgttACCAAAACTTCCAGCCAAACCTCCATCAGCTGAaataccaccatcaggacccataccacCGACAGGTCCTGAACTCTTCTTTCCGAGGTCTCTTCCTTCACCTGCACAGATCAACACCCGCCACTGCCACAACATCTGGATCCTCTCGTCCCTGTTTGAAAAGAAACAAAACAACACAACCTGACAAACCTAAACCACAAAAACaaggggagggtgggcgggaattTTCCCTCATGCTGTGGTgccagggggaggggccagctCCTTTTTCTTCATTTGTTACCCACTCCCACCTTATTCTCCCAATCACAACCTCTGTCTTATCCACGTACCCTGTTctccctgtcatgccagccctacgcctatttattttatttattttatttattttgctccgggcttttcttgactattgtataacagatgtacctTTCCTTTAATTAACCCCTATACTCCAACCTGTACCAATAACCTAATTAACGAGACCATTCTGAAATTTGGAGTAAAACACAGGCCGTAGCAGCCttatttattaacaaaatactttcaaataaacataaacataaacatttGTTATTAAAGCCATCACTCcatcctagcgttggtctttgcaggaacctcGATTACCATCTATGTAAATACTGCACTGTGGTACCTTTCAACTTTGTTAACAGGCCTCAAGCCGACAGGCTGGCTTAGAGACAACCACTGATCGCAGCGCACCCATTATCAAAACTTCCAGCTAAACCCCTGTCAGCTGAAATACCACTATCATGACCCATACCACCGACAGGTCCTGAACTCTTCTTTCCAAGGTctcttccttcacccgcaaagaccaacacccgccacagcacccaagtGTAAAACCTTACACTTGGTTGCCCCTCCAAACCCTGAGAGCTCGCTTTATGCCATCTTGTAACCCCAATGCCCACATGTCGATCCCCACCGCATTAAGGTGCACTCCATCCCCTCGAAGGTATCTCCATGTCTCCTCCTCCAACTGCCTTATGACCAAACCCCCATTCCTTGCCACAAATCTGCTTATTTCCCGGTTAATCTTCTTATAAGCCCTATTAATGCCCTCTACTGACCTAGCCATTCGCCCCGTAGTCCAagccacaatgtcagaccacaCAATCACCATGTCCAGGAATGCCATGCGAAGACTAAGGATATCAAACTTGATGTCCCGCGCGATGTCCAACATGGATCTAACTCCCAGATCATTGACGCCTACGTGCAAAATTAAAACGTCAGGCGGCCTATCCAACCGTGCAAAGCGATGCACCTCTGGAATCATCCTACTCCATAGCATCCCGGAATACCCAGCCAGCGAACACAAGCTTCCTGTCTTGAAATCCCCAATTGTCGGCCATCTGGCCTAACAACCCCCTTTTTGTTCCCCAAAACACATATAAATGGCCCAGTATCCAGACCAGGCCCTGCACATCACCTGAAAGAGAGAAAGACAAACCTACCACTATAATCTCAACAAGCCAAAATTAAACCATTACAGTCATACTTAAACCCCATCAGCCCATCTCATTCCAACCCCACCAGCAGATGCGGGCGAACATATAGCCGAAACCTACTTGACTCCCATCTCCCAATGTGCTGGATGGACTCAGCATCCATCCCACTCTGTCGCTGCCCCTATCCTGAAGGAATGAGAAGAAAATTCCTTTTCTTCTAAACTTAGCGATAGCAAGCATTTCCGAAAAACAGAAACattgaaatctgtttttttttttaacaatcaaaaaTTGAAATCTGGATAATGGGGACCCGTCCGCATACATCAAGAAGGACCCTATAGTCTTAGGTCGCACCTCCAAAAACCCCTATACGGCCCACACAGAGGCGAGCCCGGCAAAGAAAAAACCTGTACCGTCCTACCCTTACCCACCTGATCCGTCTTAGATCTACGCAACAATAAGGATACCCTATCCTCACCTCATGTACCAAAATCCCCCCTTGTACCTTCTTAGAAGGGCTGACTAACTCGTAATCCGGAAGGCCCCAAAAACCGCCAACGAAAACGCCACCCTAAACCGTGCAACCACATATACAGATGAACATAAATCTGTCAACTGTGCCAAAATTCCCCTACGGATACCAAACGACACTGGTCGCCTGGTTTCCCTGTGTTGCCAGGACCGTCTATACCCTTTGAGCGACTGCCCATTCTCCATGTTCCTGGAAATAAAATACAATACCAGCAACCTCACCTCCAGGCCCACAGGATCCACTCCAGCCATGTGTACAAACGCCCACCACTCCTGCCATACCTTGTTATATGCAACCCACGTAGTCTCACTCACCGACTTCCTGATCCATCCGGATATGTTTCCAATGCAATCCTCCACAGCCAATCGGGACAGGGGACCCCCTGCTGCTCTGCTGCCGGTGCCAGCTCtaagaacctgtcccactgaaagcgagacaacgCGTCAGCTATGACGTTCTCCACTCCCAGAAGATGCACCGCATGAATAAAAACATTCAGTTGCAGGCATCTCAACACCAAGTGTTGTAGCAGCCTAACTACTGGGGGAGATGAAGCCAATACTCTATTGATCACCTGCATGACCCCCAGGTTATCCCTGTGAAAACGCACCTTCAGGTCCCTGAAGGATGAACCCCACAGTTCTACCGCCAGCACCACCAGAAACAATTCCAGTAGCACCAAGTTTTTTTGTGTGAAACCTGTGTCTATCCATGACTGTGACCACGGGCCTGCGCTCCACCTGCCCTGAAAGAAAGCCGGTAGAACCAGCCGCGTCCGTGAACAGTTCCAGATCAAAATTGCTAACTGGGCCAGACATCCACAGCGCCCTCCCATTAAACGACTCCAGGAAGGAATGCCACCTGCAAATCCTCCCTGTGTGCCTTAACCAAACGCACAAAGTGTTTGGGTGACCTGATCCCAGCTGTACTTGCCGGCAGCCGCCGGCAAAATACTCTCCCCATTGGCAGTATGCGACACGCAAAGTTAAGCTTTCCTAACAACGATTGCAACTCCCGAAGCTGAACTTTGCGCAAGCCCAGCATGCCTTTAATCTCTGCCTTGAGAGACGCCAGTTTGTCCTCCGTCAGACGGCACTCCATAGCACCTGAATCCAGGACAATGCCCAGAAACGTGATGACCGTGCTTGGTCCCTCAGTCTTTTCCGGTGCCAATGGTATACCGAACCGCCCAGTGATGTGTTCCAACGTAGCCAGGAGCACCACGCAGATCTTGGAGGAAGCTGGTCCCACGCAAAGAAAGTCCAAATAATGGATGATAGAGTTCACTCCCgacacatccctaaccacccaTTCCATGAAGGAGCTAAACTGTTCAAACAGCGCACATGAGATGGAGCAGCCCATCGGAAGACATTGATCTACATAGAACTTTCCGTTCCAGTGGCACCCCAGCAACCAAAAACTGTCCGGGTGCACAGGCAGCAGCCGGAAAGCCTATTCAACATCAGACTTTGCCATCAATGCCCCCTGCCCATAATGGTCAACCCAGAATACAGCTGCATCAAAGGAAGTGTAACTCACCGTACATTCCTCCGggtcaatggcatcattgaccgacccccTTTGGGGAAGGAAATGTGGTGAATAagcctaaatttattgggctcTTTCTTTGGCATGACGCCCAAAGGGGAAACCACCAAATCCGCTAACGATGCAGATGGGAAAGGGCCCCCCTATGCGACCTAACACAACTTTCTTACGCAGTTCACAGAAACTACCTCCCAATGTTTCATGGCCGATTGTAAATTGCGAGACACTGGGGGAACCACCTCCAACCCTCCAAAAACCCCTGTTCTAACAGCTGGACTGCATTCTTAtctggatacctaccgagaaatggctgcatcctttccaccatcaccggcaTCCTCCCTTTTGTTCTCTGGTGCGACCCTTACCGTGTTTGAAACATCTGGACAGACTGTGAGCCTCTCCACAACCGGAACACTCGTGCTTATATCGGCACGCCCCCCCAGACCTGAAGGTACCTTCATTGTACTGCCAACAGACCCCCTTTCTCTTCCCGGCCGGTTGTCCAGGGGAAGACGGTCCGCCGGCCCCTCCCTGAAAAAACTGACTTGGAGCCCTCACTGAAGTTATCAGGCACATCCAcaaactgatgtccttatggtcccatctcaaTACCAGACGTATCGCCCTCCACTGCCTGAACTGTTCGTCATACCACATCCATGCTGTGCCCCGTAGACTCTGTGCGATTCCCCCATTGCATCTAGATAACAAaagagcgccgaacaatgttcAGAGTTCTTTTCCCCCGATTACACTCCCCATGATTTCGAACGCCTGCAACCAGTTAGTAAACGTCCACAGAATCAGCCGATACCTTCGCTTCTCCTCATGCTCCTTTTTGGACTCCTCTGGTTTCACCCTATCCAGGTTACATTTTTCCAAGGGCAGCAGTGAGAACATTTCGACGtactcacccttccaaattttCTCCCGTACCTCCGGTTTCAGATGTGCCCATAGTGGACCCTTAAAACATCCATAGACCTCACATCCGCTAAACAGACAGTGTACTGCTTACTCACTGTGTCCCCTTTCCAGATTCAGGCTGCCGCTGTTCCACGTTTACCACCATGGCAGGCTGGACCCCCACAGTAGGCACCGCCGTCACCGGCTTAGGTGCTAGTGACACCCCGTCCCCCCTTTCAGGCAGGACCCACACTGCCGCCGGGCTGGCAGAAGTGGCATCACTCTTCTCCAATCTGCCCACCAGCTCCTTCAGACCCGCCAACAAACCCTGCAATTCGACTCCCCAACAACCGCGGCCCCCTGCACCGCGCCAGCCTGGGAAGACACCACTTGCGAGCCCCAGTATCCTGCAGCTACCCCAGTACCCGTATCAGGCCCACCCCTGCGGCCTACCTCATCAATCCCACCACGCTGGCCCATAGAAGATATAAGTGGACTTACCGGGCTGCCTAAGAAAAGTCCCACCAGCCGACCGTCCTGTCTCCATCGCCGCCGATCGTCTCAGGGGAACTCGCTCACCCTCCAACCCCGACAGCTAACCCTCCGATCGTACCTCAGCAACCTCTTCCTCCTCTGAAAAAGGCCCTCCAGGCGACTCAGCCCTGGATGCCGAGGGTCCGGCTTCCATCTGTCCATGCCTCCATGCTCCAGACCCGCTCACGGACTTCTGTAATGATTTCCCTGGACCGGGTGGGCTTGCACCTGCCCTGGCTCCCTCATCCCACTTTGATGCCTCCTTCTGCCGCTCCAGTGTGTCCCTTGGAAGGTTGCCGGccaacaggcatgtactggccattgggactacagggagtttcccggtgggccgatggctcagtgggccgatttcagtgacagtggaccgctgcctccctccagtcctctgtcccccccccccgcagtgctcacctcctctccctggctagttatgcagcgcgcctgaatacagacatgatgctcaggagtcaacacttagaagctcatcatacgatctggaaggagggcggcctcactttcctgcctaatcttgttccattggggggggtgccaaactgattctttgccccaggtgaaataatgtctagcttccccactgatactgcctataagagaaataatgtaaaacggctaatagctagtggggggggcttgggtggcaagccggcatgggagagacctgtcaaagtggaccagtctgggtgaagtccagggccaaatttttgtcccagtccagccctgccagcCAAGGAAGAGGACAGCCCGGCGACCGTGGCTGCAAACCTCCCCCGCTGAGGCCCCGTCTCCACTGATGTCACACCAGGGGCGGGGCCGCTCGCTCCATGTCTCTCCGCCATGCGGGCCACGTGGCTGCTCCCAAACTGCTGGAGCGGCCGCCCGCAGAGCTCCATCTATGAAGAGGATTCCTTCCGGGCAACCCCCCACGAGCAAAGCAGTACGCTTCACAGGGGGGCCTGCGGGGGACTTCCTGGATGACGCTGAGCTCTGTGATAGGGGCCGGGAGAGAAGCGCTCCTGAGGCCGAGACCTCCGAGCTCGCACCGACTCCCTCCCCTGGTACCTGCACTTTCTACCGGCTGTGCCAGCATTGGCCCCAGTGTCTCCTGGAGCCAacctgggccccatgctgcagctTCCGCTCATAGCTGGGCCAGCAATTTTTCCACCTCGGCCTTGTCACTGCTGTTCTAACTTTCCCTCACGCTGTGGTgccagggggaggggccagctcctttttcttcatttgttacctcctcccaccttattctcccaatcacagcctctgTCTTATCCACAAACCCTGTTTCCCCTATCATGCCAGCCCTAcgcctatttattttatttattttgctccgggcttttctttcTCTATGTTTGCTGGGATCTAAGAAAATAAAGCGTTGTGTAACCTTCAAGTTAATCTAGTCAGAActtacactcccctcccccacatAACATTGAAAGGCCAATCACCAAAACTGCTGTCTAATAAGAGGAAGGAAAGCGAGTAACTCCCAGGTGTGTTCATCTTTAAACCAATTCATGCTTatatatgcatagttgccaacagtcccgattttccagggacaatcccgattttgggaccctcgtcccgatcggaggctgtcctgaatcaggattttgcccagggaaatcgggaatgtttgctttttcattttttaggcagctggcttcagcaaaatggccgccggtgccgccgctagatcgttcccccttgtgttcattggagagaggaaggggggtcgATCCAtacagccaatgaatcggcttctcctctcacaatactgaagccggggttagctgcacggatcggcccttcccctctccactgaacacatggtgcCGGCGGCCAGACACAGCACACAGCCACAAATACAATGATGGCTCCCTAACAGCCCGTCAAGAGAGAGGAAATGGCCGCCATGGAGGTGAATGGGCAGAGCGAGTATCTGCAGCACGGCAACAGCAGCGATGACAGCGAGCAAGGCGGCGGCCAGACTGAACATTTATCATCTGTGCAGTTATCAGGGGGTTCAAATAGATGGGAAGTTTTGACTCCAGCCCAAGTGGTGCTACAGTAACTTCAAGTGGACAGTATGTGTTACAGACACTTCAAAATCaacatttgttttctttgtgtaataaaagcaattaaaaaaaatgtacaagttcCTCCCAGGGGCCAGTCAGTCCCGCTGCATTATCACATAGTGCTCCATTCTGCTCTAattggacatgtgcaggggggcgttatgggaggggagggtctgcactggcactgatagaggggggtctgcactgagggggtctgcactgaggggggtctgcattgatggaggggggtctgcactgaggggatcttcactaatggagggggtctgcactgagggggtctgcactgatggagggggctctgcactgagatggtctgcactgatggaggggggtctgcactgagggggtctgcactgatggaggggggtctgcactgagggggtctgcactgatggaggggggtctgcactgagggggtctgcaatgatggaggggggtctgcactgtgggggtctatactgatagatgggggaccgtactgaggggggtctgtattgagggagaggggtctgtactgagtgagtctatactgatgaggggggtctacactgagggggtctaaactgatggagggtgtctgtacttattgggggggtctgtactgagggaggaggatctatactgctgaaggggtggtctgtacttagtgggggggtctttaatgagggaggggggtctgtactgaagggggaccatagttggtggagggggggtgacaccaatttttttccgcaccgggtgacaccagctgtagtggctcttgtctctgcagcaatttaactttaatgtacgggggggtaactatatacaggaggaggggggttacgtATATACAGGATGGGGGTTAGcgatatacaggaggaggggggttaggtATATACAGGAGGAGTGGGATTAAAAAGAGGGAAGCTCTGCTCAGGAGGCTTTCTGCAATGGCCACATGGAAAGAAGGCCAAGAGGCTCACCCTGAAGGATGTAACCACTAGCAACCCACGCAGCACCCTCTAGGGCAAATCCACCTGGATCAAGACTCTCTACCACATTATGGACTAATACCTGGGGAATGGGCAGCCTATATCCAGTTAGTCAGGGAAAGACTGTTGTTGCATTTTTGGACAGTATCACTGAATACATTCAGTAAAGTCTATTAATCATTCATTGCCTGGTCTGTTATTGCTAAAGGTAACCAGCATGAGGGAATGAGATAAAAGCCAGACAGAGGAAGAACAGTACTGGCAGGGGTGAGGGGTTCTCTGCATAGTGAAGGATGTGGCTTGCTGTTTCCCTCCCTAATGGTTGATGCCTCAGTTACTGGGACCAAATCTACGTGTTGGAGACCTTAGGGACCTAGCCGCAGGTACGGAAGGAGTTAACCAAGTTGAGTTGTTCACGCAAGGAGTTTGCGCTATTGCATGGCGTTCCCTGGCATTGGTGGTCCCTGGGAATCGGTGAGTACGTGCACAGAGGAGAGGATGATCAGTGTGCAGGGTGACCGGGCCCTGTCGACATCTTGGCATAGATACATATAAAGAGAAAAAGATTAGGCTTTGGACTTTATTGGCACAATAATCACTGTAGTTGATATAATTAAAAATCCAATTTATTaaagattgtttaaaaatataaaaagacaaagACAGAAATCAGTTCATGGCcatacatttacagtatatacactccataCAAAGCTCTATATTGTAGACATCAGTTGTACAATCGTAATACCCAATTTACATACAGTTGTATTGTAATTAAGAGGGAGCTATGCAGGGATAGTAATCAGTGACAAGGacttgctcaacatgttgcacgccaaagcgcttcttcaggagaacagaACAGATTACTAGAATATATAAGACGTACAGTAGATAAAATGAAATGGAATAAAAAAAGCTACATGAATATAACTAAATAATAGAAATATTGTACATTTGGTAGGTTTCATCTACGCACCCCATTCACTTCAGCAAGAGtttttttcacctgtcacttggggatattgttttttgttttttgcctaacACTTTttcaatatatggacttttttttttttgggactattACATTCATAATTATTCACTGTATATTGCGCACAGATCACATGGACATTTTTTGCGCCCTTTAAGACTAAT is a window from the Aquarana catesbeiana isolate 2022-GZ linkage group LG03, ASM4218655v1, whole genome shotgun sequence genome containing:
- the LOC141133744 gene encoding E3 ubiquitin-protein ligase TRIM39-like, which codes for MTSADLRAKLKCFICQNNYTDSVVLPCGDRFCQDCIDGVLDRQRRSGGYSCPKCSEKFQRRPAMQSNKLRTWRVQPYQKKSVVFRTHTEHVPTTSSQIRKCSTHNKCMTYYCIKDDICICTSCRWAGEHRGHQVETLDEASGKKKTKLRNAKQKLRKKKEEMEKRVQSLQEHRRKVEEKADGDTERVTDLFRDLRRRLEDLEKRVLKEISGRAERVSISIQDLEIKKEELTRKIRHIEELCNMTDPLTVLQESDTGDLCDTEDGDNEDRERHEELLHDGGGLDVAGVLHTGLSDIIREVNVYFYIQGAADILLDVNTAHNYLHISDDRKTISWSVGNQKRPETLKRFTDFPQVLGSRSFSSGQHYWEVDVGGSDLWKVGMCYPSMDRMGLQAGIGMNNKSWGLLRCDDQYSVRHDSIGTPLPTNISSNRVRIYLDYEDGRISFYDMCDPIQHLHTFTTTFTEPLHAALSVKGGCIKI